TGATATAGTTTGAACATGAGCTGTAGCTCTAACTCCTGTAATATCAGAAGATTTATTAATCTCTGCAGCTAAAGCACCAAGTCCTGTTCCAGCACTTGTAGAAATTATAACACCTTGAATTTTATAATCATTCACGCCATCATAATTTTTAATGGTAATACTTGCATCACCGCTAGAACCCGTGATTCTTGTACCTGTTTCAAAGCGTGTTTGTCCAATTTTTGCTGAGTTTGTTGCACCTATAGTAGCATTAACTGTTTGATTTGCTTTATCTCCAATTTGAAATTTTTGGTTAGAAAAAGAACCACTTAAAAGTTGCTTACCATTATAAGAAGTAGTATTTGCGATGTTATCAAGTTCTTCCATAAGTTTATTAATCTCACCTTGAATCATCGCTCTAGTTTTTGCAGTTTGTCCATCTTGAGCTGCTTGAGTAGCTTTAACCTTAATGGTATCTAGTATTTTCAATTGCTCATCCATAGCTTTATCAGCTATTTGAAGCATGCTATTTGCATCGTTTGCATTGTTAATAGCTTGACCTAAAGAATTAGCTTGAGTTTTTAAAGAATCAGCAATTGCTAAGCCAGAAGCATCGTCTGCTGCTGAATTTATTCTTAAACCTGAACTAAGTCTTGCTAAAGAGCTATCAAGGTTTCTTGAATTTAAACCAGCGTTTACTTGAGCATTTAAAGATGCTACATTTGTGTTAATACGAAATCCCATTTTAAATCCTTTTAAATATATTCGACACCGTCATGCTGTCGTTAAAAACCATATCGGAAGGGTGATAAAAAAATTTATATTTATTTTGAAAAAAATATTTTAATTTTTTGGAACACTATTTGCTTTTAATGACTTAAGCAATATTTTGAAAGGATTTAAAATGGGTTTTAGAATAAACACCAACATAGGTGCAATGAATGCACACGCAAATTCAACTATTACAGCTAGAGAATTAGATAAATCTCTAGGAAGATTAAGTTCAGGTTTGAGAATAAATTCAGCAGCAGACGATGCTTCTGGTATGGCAATAGCTGATTCTTTAAGAAATCAAGCAGCTTCTTTAGGTCAAGCAATTAATAATGGTAATGACGCTATAGGTATTTTACAAACTGCTGATAAAGCTATGGATGAGCAATTGAAAATACTAGATACCATTAAAGTTAAAGCTACTCAAGCAGCTCAAGATGGACAAACTACAAAAACTAGAATTATGATACAGAATGAAATCAATCGTCTTATGGAAGAACTTGATAACATCGCAAATACTACTAGTTTTAATGGTAAGCAGCTTTTAAGTGGAAATTTTGTTAATCAAGAATTTCAAATAGGTGCTCAATCAAACCAAACTGTGCATGCAACCATAGGGCCAACTCAATCAAGTAAAATAGGTCATACTCGTTTTGAAACTGGTGTTAGAGTTACAGCTGCAACAACTGCTAATTTGGTTTTAAAATCATATGATGGTGTAAATGATTATAAGTTCCAAAGTGTTCCTATTTCTCATAGCGTTGGAACAGGGTTAGGTGCTTTAGCTGATGAGATAAATAAAGTAGCAGATAAAACAGGTGTTAGAGCAACAGCTGTGGTTCAAACTATTTCTAGTGGAGCTTTAAAGGCTGGAACAACAGGGGCTGATTTTTCAATTAATGGGGTTGTTATAGGCAAAGTTGAGGTTAAACCAGGTGATAAAGATGGTGCATTAGCAGCAGCTATTAATGCTAAAAAAGATACAACTGGTATAGAAGCTTCTGTGGTAGATGGAAAACTCATTTTAAATTCAGCTGATGGTAGGGGTATAGTTCTTGGAGGATCATTAGGAACAGCCTTAAGTGGAGTTGTAGCTTCTGCAAATTATGGAAGATTATCATTAGTAAAAAATGATGGTAGAGATATTTTATTATCTGGAACAGATATATCTATAATTGGACTTGGAACAAATGTTGCAATGGCTGAAGCTACAGCTAATTTAGAAGCTATTAAAGGACAAATTTCAGCTGATATAGCTTCTGCTATGGGCTTTAATGCTATGAGTACAGCTGATAATATAAATACTCCAAAAAGCGCAGGTGTTACGACTCTTAGAGGTGCAATGGCTGTTATGGACTTAGCAGATAGTGCTATAACATCTCTTGATACAATTAGAGCAGACATTGGTGCGGTGCAAAATCAAATTGTATCAACTATAAACAATATCAGCGTAACTCAAGTAAATATAAAATCAGCAGAATCAACTATAAGAGATGTAGACTTTGCAGCTGAAAGTGCAAATTTCTCTAAATATAACATTTTAGCACAAAGTGGTTCATATGCTATGAGTCAAGCAAATGCAGTTCAGCAAAATGTATTAAAACTTTTACAATAATTAAAGCCCTTTTAGATAAGGGCTTTTAAATTACTATTTTTTAAAGCTTGATTTTGTATAGATAAAAAACTAATAAAATTTTCCAACCAATTTTTGTTTGCTTTTAACCATTGCATATTCTTTATATTTTTGTCTTCTTCGTTTTTAATTGACATTGTAAAAATGATTGCTAATTCACTTTCAAGATGAAAAAATAGAGGCTCAAATAATTCACTTTTTACAAAAGAATTTTTATAGACTCTGATTTTAAAAGAATCTATTTTTTTAATTAGTGATGTAATTTTTCTTTGTGTTTTTTCTTCTAATAAAATATTTGTTTGGAGTAGTAATTCTTCGCCTTTGTGAATATACTTTTGAAGTATTTTTAATTGTTTATCA
The genomic region above belongs to Campylobacter peloridis LMG 23910 and contains:
- a CDS encoding flagellin; the protein is MGFRINTNIGAMNAHANSTITARELDKSLGRLSSGLRINSAADDASGMAIADSLRNQAASLGQAINNGNDAIGILQTADKAMDEQLKILDTIKVKATQAAQDGQTTKTRIMIQNEINRLMEELDNIANTTSFNGKQLLSGNFVNQEFQIGAQSNQTVHATIGPTQSSKIGHTRFETGVRVTAATTANLVLKSYDGVNDYKFQSVPISHSVGTGLGALADEINKVADKTGVRATAVVQTISSGALKAGTTGADFSINGVVIGKVEVKPGDKDGALAAAINAKKDTTGIEASVVDGKLILNSADGRGIVLGGSLGTALSGVVASANYGRLSLVKNDGRDILLSGTDISIIGLGTNVAMAEATANLEAIKGQISADIASAMGFNAMSTADNINTPKSAGVTTLRGAMAVMDLADSAITSLDTIRADIGAVQNQIVSTINNISVTQVNIKSAESTIRDVDFAAESANFSKYNILAQSGSYAMSQANAVQQNVLKLLQ